The Pseudoalteromonas translucida KMM 520 genome has a window encoding:
- the leuB gene encoding 3-isopropylmalate dehydrogenase: protein MSKTNYSVAVLAGDGIGPEIMAAAEQVLDAVSNKFGFTLNREHHAIGGAAIDKHGEALPQSTVTACENADAILFGAVGGPKWEHLPPDEQPERGSLLPLRKHFGLFCNLRPAQLLPALSTASPLRADISEQGFDILCVRELTGGIYFGEKGRSGEGENESAFDTQRYSRKEIERIARFAFEAAKLRSSHVTSVDKANVLASSVLWREVVTEVSKDYPEVKLDYIYVDNAAMQLVKQPSQFDVLLCDNLFGDILSDECAMITGSMGLLPSASLNQSGFGLYEPAGGSAPDIAGKGVANPIAQILSAALMLRYSLGQDEAARTIEKAVAEAVAAGVGTPDIFPNAGYTTNDVAAAIVARI from the coding sequence ATGAGTAAAACAAACTACAGTGTAGCCGTATTAGCGGGTGATGGTATTGGCCCAGAAATAATGGCAGCAGCAGAGCAAGTACTGGATGCAGTGAGCAATAAGTTTGGTTTTACTCTAAACCGCGAGCATCATGCAATTGGTGGGGCAGCCATCGATAAGCATGGAGAAGCATTACCACAAAGTACAGTTACAGCCTGTGAAAATGCTGATGCTATTTTATTTGGTGCTGTTGGTGGTCCAAAGTGGGAGCACTTACCACCGGATGAGCAACCTGAGCGCGGATCACTGTTACCACTGCGCAAACACTTTGGCTTATTTTGTAATTTACGCCCAGCACAATTATTACCAGCACTAAGCACAGCATCGCCATTACGCGCTGATATTAGCGAGCAAGGCTTTGACATTTTGTGTGTACGTGAGCTAACCGGTGGCATTTATTTTGGTGAAAAAGGGCGCAGCGGCGAAGGCGAAAATGAATCAGCATTCGATACGCAAAGATACTCACGTAAAGAAATAGAGCGTATTGCACGTTTTGCCTTTGAAGCCGCAAAACTGCGTAGTAGCCATGTTACTTCGGTTGATAAAGCCAACGTTTTAGCCTCAAGCGTACTATGGCGCGAAGTTGTTACCGAAGTAAGTAAAGACTACCCAGAAGTAAAACTTGATTATATTTACGTAGATAACGCAGCAATGCAGCTTGTAAAACAGCCAAGCCAGTTTGATGTATTACTGTGCGATAACTTATTTGGCGATATTTTGTCTGATGAGTGCGCGATGATCACCGGCTCTATGGGGTTATTACCATCGGCCAGCTTGAACCAGTCGGGCTTTGGCTTATACGAGCCTGCCGGTGGCTCAGCCCCCGATATTGCAGGTAAAGGCGTGGCAAATCCGATCGCACAAATTTTAAGTGCCGCACTAATGCTGCGTTACTCATTGGGCCAAGACGAAGCAGCACGCACTATTGAAAAAGCAGTAGCTGAAGCCGTTGCAGCGGGCGTAGGTACGCCAGATATATTTCCAAACGCTGGCTATACCACCAATGATGTTGCTGCAGCGATTGTTGCGCGCATTTAA
- the fabR gene encoding HTH-type transcriptional repressor FabR, with the protein MSGVRAQQKQKTRQALIEAAFNQLSADHSFSNLSLREVAREAGIAPTSFYRHFKDMNELGLTMVDEAGLTLRQLMRQARRRIASGGSVINTSVVTFMEFIDNSSNQFRLLLRERSGTSKAFRAAVAREVKHFILELAHYLESETKCDAIHAYIQSEAMVTLVFNAGAEALDLEGLQRDELVERVIWQLRYITRGAAHYVRETNKEI; encoded by the coding sequence ATGTCGGGTGTTAGAGCGCAACAGAAACAAAAAACACGACAAGCGTTAATTGAGGCGGCATTTAATCAGTTGAGTGCCGATCATAGCTTTTCAAACTTAAGTTTACGCGAAGTTGCGCGTGAAGCCGGTATTGCACCAACTTCTTTCTATCGACATTTTAAAGATATGAACGAACTCGGTTTAACCATGGTTGATGAAGCAGGTTTAACTCTGCGTCAACTTATGCGCCAAGCGCGTCGGCGTATTGCCAGCGGTGGTAGCGTAATAAATACCTCGGTGGTGACCTTTATGGAGTTTATTGACAACTCGAGTAATCAATTTAGGTTATTACTGCGCGAACGCTCTGGTACTTCAAAAGCATTTAGAGCGGCGGTAGCGCGTGAAGTTAAACACTTTATTTTAGAGTTAGCTCACTACCTAGAAAGCGAAACAAAATGTGATGCTATTCATGCGTACATTCAATCTGAAGCCATGGTAACACTGGTATTTAATGCGGGAGCAGAAGCGCTTGATTTAGAGGGCTTACAACGCGATGAATTAGTAGAGCGTGTTATTTGGCAATTACGCTACATTACTCGTGGTGCAGCGCATTATGTGCGAGAAACAAATAAAGAGATTTAA
- a CDS encoding acyl-CoA desaturase, whose amino-acid sequence MNKPPLIWTNVLFFSLTFLAAITLVPWYGINYGFSSAHWIAFVGCMFYAGLSITAGYHRLWAHKTYNAHPAVEFVFALGGAFALQNSALHWSSDHRVHHGQVDDPIKDPYAATNGFWYSHIGWMLRDYQADSYGDYSNCRDLQRNKIVMWQHKHYLKLALLMNVGLPLTLGLLVGDVWGMLLLAGLLRLVLSQHFTFFINSVAHIWGSRPYTEKNTARDNGFLALFTYGEGYHNFHHIFASDYRNGIRWFHYDPTKWVIRSLAALGLASKLKRTPVERIEKAKAETLMSKTQVRLAKLPLAQDRLTLLQQEYDLLLKKLQNYCSLQKQVLEVKKNNMAKQCERSALMAQYHELEAAWENQKQAWLALNARLLKASFS is encoded by the coding sequence ATGAACAAACCACCACTTATTTGGACCAACGTCCTATTTTTTAGCCTTACTTTTTTGGCCGCGATAACGCTTGTGCCTTGGTATGGTATTAACTACGGATTTTCTAGTGCCCACTGGATTGCCTTTGTCGGCTGCATGTTTTATGCGGGCTTATCAATTACTGCCGGTTACCACAGATTATGGGCGCATAAAACCTATAACGCCCATCCGGCGGTTGAGTTTGTGTTTGCCTTAGGCGGTGCATTTGCACTGCAAAACAGTGCACTACATTGGAGCAGCGACCACCGTGTACATCACGGCCAAGTTGACGACCCAATAAAAGACCCTTATGCCGCAACCAATGGTTTTTGGTATAGCCATATTGGCTGGATGTTACGTGACTATCAAGCTGATAGCTACGGCGATTACAGTAACTGTCGCGATTTACAACGCAATAAAATTGTAATGTGGCAACATAAACATTATTTAAAATTAGCTCTTTTAATGAATGTAGGCCTACCTCTTACGCTAGGGTTACTAGTTGGCGATGTATGGGGCATGTTATTACTTGCCGGTTTACTGCGCTTGGTACTTAGTCAGCACTTTACCTTTTTTATTAATTCGGTAGCCCATATTTGGGGCTCTCGTCCGTACACTGAAAAAAATACCGCCCGCGACAACGGCTTTTTAGCCCTATTTACATATGGCGAGGGGTATCATAACTTTCACCATATTTTTGCCAGTGATTACCGTAACGGCATTAGGTGGTTTCATTATGACCCCACTAAATGGGTTATTCGCTCGTTAGCTGCCCTTGGTTTAGCCAGTAAACTAAAGCGCACACCGGTTGAGCGTATTGAAAAAGCCAAAGCCGAAACTTTAATGAGCAAAACACAAGTTCGTCTTGCAAAATTGCCTTTGGCACAAGATAGGCTTACATTACTACAACAAGAATATGATTTACTGCTGAAAAAACTGCAAAATTATTGTTCACTACAAAAACAAGTGTTAGAAGTTAAAAAAAATAACATGGCAAAGCAGTGTGAACGTTCAGCATTAATGGCACAATACCATGAGCTGGAAGCCGCCTGGGAAAACCAAAAACAGGCATGGCTAGCACTTAATGCGAGGTTATTAAAAGCCTCTTTTAGTTAA
- a CDS encoding TerB family tellurite resistance protein: protein MFKQIKQLFSVFDEQQPSMQEHDLKTAVAALLIEVMRADAKLDDNEQHTLTTTLKRYFALNDADVNELLNNANSSVDSATDYFQFSKQINQHCSAAQRIEIIELLWRLAYADGEIDPQEEYVIRKVAGLLYVTHVDFIAAKIAATK, encoded by the coding sequence ATGTTCAAACAAATAAAACAACTTTTTTCTGTATTCGATGAGCAACAGCCAAGTATGCAAGAGCATGATTTAAAAACAGCGGTTGCTGCATTATTAATTGAGGTAATGCGCGCAGATGCTAAGTTAGATGATAATGAACAACATACTCTAACAACTACCTTAAAACGCTATTTTGCATTAAACGATGCAGACGTAAACGAGCTGCTAAATAATGCAAACAGTAGCGTGGATAGCGCGACAGATTATTTTCAGTTTTCAAAACAAATTAACCAACATTGTAGTGCGGCGCAGCGCATTGAAATAATAGAGTTGTTATGGCGCTTGGCCTATGCCGATGGTGAGATTGATCCGCAAGAAGAGTACGTAATACGTAAAGTGGCAGGCTTGTTATATGTAACTCATGTAGATTTTATCGCCGCAAAAATTGCGGCGACAAAATAG
- the sthA gene encoding Si-specific NAD(P)(+) transhydrogenase, giving the protein MAKQPEKKKTPVTYQYDAIIIGTGPGGEGTAMNLSKNNKKVAVIERHEAVGGGCVHWGTIPSKALRHSVSRYIEYKTNPLFNTGDRLARLTFPDILRHASSVISKQSNLRSSFYDRNRIQMFQGDARFIDKHTVEVTRQDGSTERLTAKTIVIATGSRPYRPPEVDFTHSRIYDSDTILGLTHDPHRVLIYGAGVIGCEYASIFKGLGAKVDLVNTRDRLLAFMDTEVSDALSYHFWNSGIVIRHNEEFDHIETRDDCVIMHLKSGKRVKADCILFANGRTGNTDKLNLEAIGLKPDSRGQLKVNETYQTEIDNVYAVGDVIGYPSLASAAFDQGRIAADAISCGNCDEKLIIDIPAGIYTIPEMSSVGKTEQQLTAAKVPYEVGRAQFKHLARAQIAGTEVGTLKILFHTETKEVLGVHCFGERASEIVHIGQAIMEQKNGGNNIEYFVNTTFNYPTMAEAYRVAALNGLNRLFK; this is encoded by the coding sequence GTGGCCAAACAACCAGAAAAGAAAAAAACACCCGTGACATACCAATATGATGCAATAATTATTGGCACGGGTCCTGGCGGTGAAGGTACCGCTATGAACCTTTCAAAAAATAACAAAAAAGTGGCTGTTATTGAACGCCACGAAGCCGTAGGTGGGGGCTGTGTACATTGGGGAACCATTCCTTCTAAAGCTCTACGTCACTCGGTTAGCCGTTATATAGAATATAAAACAAACCCTTTATTTAATACCGGTGATCGACTTGCTCGGCTCACTTTCCCTGACATTTTACGCCATGCCAGCTCGGTTATTTCTAAGCAGTCTAATTTACGTAGCAGCTTTTACGACCGTAACCGTATTCAAATGTTTCAAGGCGACGCACGTTTTATTGATAAACATACAGTTGAAGTAACTCGCCAAGATGGTTCAACTGAGCGTTTAACGGCCAAAACTATTGTTATTGCTACAGGTTCGCGCCCATACCGTCCGCCAGAAGTAGACTTTACCCATTCTCGTATTTACGACAGCGATACTATTTTAGGGTTAACCCACGATCCACATCGCGTACTTATTTATGGTGCGGGTGTAATTGGTTGTGAGTATGCCTCTATTTTTAAAGGCTTAGGTGCCAAAGTTGATCTAGTTAACACTCGCGACCGTCTACTTGCCTTTATGGACACAGAAGTATCTGACGCGCTGAGTTATCACTTTTGGAATAGCGGTATTGTAATTCGTCATAACGAAGAGTTTGATCATATTGAAACCCGTGATGACTGTGTAATTATGCATTTAAAATCGGGTAAACGCGTAAAAGCTGACTGTATTTTGTTTGCTAACGGCCGCACCGGTAATACCGACAAGCTTAACCTTGAAGCAATTGGCTTAAAACCTGATAGCCGTGGTCAGTTAAAAGTAAACGAAACCTATCAAACCGAAATTGACAACGTATACGCTGTAGGCGATGTGATTGGTTACCCAAGCCTAGCAAGTGCCGCATTTGACCAAGGCCGTATTGCAGCTGATGCAATTTCTTGTGGCAACTGTGATGAAAAGCTGATTATTGATATTCCAGCGGGTATTTATACTATTCCTGAAATGAGCTCAGTAGGTAAAACCGAGCAGCAACTTACCGCAGCTAAAGTTCCGTATGAAGTAGGCCGTGCGCAATTTAAACACCTTGCACGGGCGCAAATTGCGGGTACCGAAGTGGGTACTTTAAAAATATTATTTCATACAGAAACCAAAGAAGTACTGGGTGTACATTGCTTTGGTGAGCGCGCCTCAGAAATTGTCCACATTGGTCAAGCCATAATGGAGCAAAAAAATGGCGGCAATAATATTGAATACTTTGTAAATACCACTTTTAACTACCCAACCATGGCTGAAGCCTACCGAGTTGCGGCGTTAAATGGGTTAAATCGCTTATTTAAATAA
- the leuA gene encoding 2-isopropylmalate synthase → MQDQDKVWIFDTTLRDGEQALKASLTEDDKIQLAHTISRLNVDVMEVGFPVSSPADFRSVQRIATEVKGPIICGLARSVAKDIEACGEALRNAQQSRIHTFIATSPLHLEHKLRMSLDDATAMAVKSIKLARNYTDDVEFSCEDAGRTPHWDLCRIVEQAIKAGASTINLPDTVGFVTPDEYAGMIRHLMNNVPNIDKARLSVHCHNDLGLAVANSIAAVQAGARQIECTINGIGERAGNCSLEEVAMIMKMRKDHLNVYTDIKSEEIYRASRQVAKICNMPVQPNKAIVGENAFAHSSGIHQDGVLKAQNTYEIMSPESVGVPSNQLNMTSRSGRHVIEHRLEELGYQKSDYDMDSLYESFIALADQKGTVYDYDLEAMIYFNQINDKDEKYQLEFVNSVSNSQSVASSTIGMLIDGEAKQEAATGNGPVEASFAAIERLTGMSVEMIEYNLEATGQGASSLGQVNIIAKFNGRPYHGAGIAADVVEASVRAMVRVYNLIYRAQKVSDLKQQRKAG, encoded by the coding sequence ATGCAAGACCAAGATAAAGTATGGATTTTTGATACCACATTACGTGATGGTGAGCAGGCGCTTAAAGCAAGCCTTACCGAAGATGATAAAATTCAGCTAGCGCACACCATTAGTCGCTTAAATGTAGATGTAATGGAAGTGGGCTTTCCGGTATCGAGCCCAGCAGATTTTCGCTCCGTACAGCGTATTGCTACTGAGGTTAAAGGGCCAATTATTTGCGGCTTAGCGCGCTCAGTTGCTAAAGACATTGAAGCATGTGGCGAAGCACTTCGCAACGCGCAGCAAAGTCGAATTCATACTTTTATTGCTACCAGCCCTTTGCACCTTGAGCACAAGTTACGCATGAGCTTAGACGATGCCACTGCTATGGCAGTTAAATCAATTAAATTAGCACGTAACTATACCGATGATGTGGAGTTTTCGTGTGAGGACGCCGGACGTACACCGCATTGGGATTTATGCCGCATTGTAGAGCAGGCAATTAAAGCCGGTGCTTCTACTATTAATTTACCCGATACGGTTGGCTTTGTAACGCCGGACGAATATGCAGGCATGATCCGCCATTTAATGAACAATGTGCCAAATATTGATAAAGCACGCTTAAGTGTGCATTGCCATAACGATTTAGGCTTAGCCGTTGCCAACTCTATTGCTGCTGTGCAAGCGGGTGCTCGCCAAATTGAGTGTACTATTAACGGCATCGGCGAACGTGCGGGTAACTGCTCACTTGAAGAAGTGGCCATGATCATGAAAATGCGTAAAGACCACTTAAACGTGTATACCGATATTAAAAGTGAAGAAATTTATCGCGCATCTCGCCAAGTCGCTAAAATTTGTAATATGCCAGTACAGCCTAATAAAGCCATTGTGGGCGAAAACGCCTTTGCACATAGTTCAGGTATACATCAAGACGGCGTATTAAAAGCGCAAAACACCTACGAAATTATGTCGCCAGAAAGTGTGGGTGTACCGAGCAACCAATTAAATATGACCTCACGCTCTGGGCGCCACGTTATTGAACATCGCTTAGAAGAATTAGGCTATCAAAAGTCTGATTACGATATGGATAGTCTATACGAAAGTTTTATAGCCTTGGCTGATCAAAAAGGTACTGTATACGATTACGACCTTGAAGCGATGATTTACTTTAATCAAATTAACGACAAAGACGAAAAGTACCAATTAGAGTTTGTTAACTCTGTATCTAACTCACAATCGGTAGCCAGCTCTACAATTGGCATGTTGATAGATGGCGAAGCTAAACAAGAAGCAGCAACGGGGAATGGCCCAGTTGAAGCCTCTTTTGCTGCTATTGAGCGCTTAACCGGAATGAGCGTAGAAATGATTGAATATAACTTAGAAGCCACAGGCCAAGGTGCAAGTTCACTTGGCCAGGTAAACATTATTGCTAAATTTAACGGCCGCCCTTATCACGGTGCGGGCATAGCAGCAGATGTGGTAGAAGCGTCGGTACGCGCTATGGTTCGTGTTTATAACTTAATTTATCGTGCACAAAAAGTGTCTGATTTAAAACAACAAAGGAAAGCAGGATGA
- a CDS encoding Rsd/AlgQ family anti-sigma factor, with product MLTRVENAQQKWGGSHTVIDKWLNERQRLIVLYCKLAGFSPSDKKDHALPEPQQIETFCQVLMDYLSAGHFEVYDDIAKACESKGPESQLLANAIYPKITDTTDIALDFNDKYAEVDKEDLLVGFDNDLSVLGEALEARFALEDELIDNLFANHTD from the coding sequence ATGCTGACGCGTGTAGAAAATGCTCAACAAAAGTGGGGGGGTAGCCATACTGTAATTGATAAATGGCTAAACGAGCGACAACGCCTCATTGTGCTTTATTGTAAGCTAGCCGGGTTTTCACCTTCTGATAAAAAAGATCATGCCCTGCCTGAACCACAGCAAATTGAAACGTTTTGCCAAGTTTTAATGGATTATTTATCTGCCGGTCACTTTGAAGTATATGATGACATTGCTAAGGCTTGCGAAAGTAAAGGCCCAGAAAGCCAATTACTAGCAAATGCTATTTACCCAAAAATAACAGATACCACCGACATTGCGCTAGATTTTAACGATAAATACGCTGAAGTTGATAAAGAAGATTTACTCGTTGGCTTTGACAATGACCTATCTGTTCTTGGTGAAGCACTAGAAGCACGCTTTGCGCTAGAAGATGAACTTATTGATAACTTATTTGCTAATCACACCGATTAA
- the leuD gene encoding 3-isopropylmalate dehydratase small subunit → MSIYFSGLMAPLDKNNVDTDQIIPKQFLTSTSREGFDAALFYDWRYLENDEPNPDFILNRPCYQGAQILLTRDNFGCGSSREHAPWALKQYGFEVILAESFADIFFNNCGNNQMLAIALPGDTLEQLFVLSEQHDDIHIDIDLENQTLTSTKFAPISFDIRKDVKERLLSGLDFIGVTETLNPQIDAFEQQLAAERPWQ, encoded by the coding sequence ATGAGCATTTATTTTAGTGGCTTAATGGCCCCATTGGATAAAAACAACGTGGATACGGATCAAATTATTCCAAAACAGTTTTTAACCTCAACCAGCCGCGAAGGCTTTGATGCCGCATTATTTTATGATTGGCGCTATTTAGAAAATGACGAGCCAAACCCTGATTTTATTTTAAACCGCCCTTGCTACCAAGGCGCACAAATATTACTAACGCGCGACAACTTTGGTTGTGGATCGTCACGCGAACACGCGCCATGGGCACTAAAGCAATATGGTTTTGAAGTGATTTTGGCTGAAAGCTTTGCTGATATTTTCTTTAATAACTGTGGCAATAATCAAATGCTCGCTATTGCACTGCCTGGCGATACGCTAGAGCAATTATTTGTGTTAAGTGAGCAACATGACGATATTCATATCGATATCGATCTTGAAAATCAAACATTGACTAGCACTAAATTTGCCCCCATTAGTTTTGATATTCGCAAAGACGTAAAAGAGCGTCTATTAAGCGGCCTAGACTTTATTGGCGTAACCGAAACGCTAAACCCACAAATAGACGCATTTGAGCAGCAACTTGCTGCAGAGCGCCCTTGGCAGTAA
- the hemE gene encoding uroporphyrinogen decarboxylase — protein sequence MSELKNDRYLRALAKQPVDVTPVWMMRQAGRYLPEYRATRAQAGDFMSLCRNAELACEVTLQPLRRYPLDAAILFSDILTIPDAMGLGLYFETGEGPKFERPISSLADVKKIPKLDPNDDLGYVMNAVSTIRRELKGEVPLIGFSGSPWTLATYMVEGGSSKVFGKIKKMAFAEPQTLHLLLDKLADSVIDYLNAQIKAGAQSLMVFDSWGGVLSPRDYNEFSLQYMHKIVDGLIREYDGRRVPVTLFTKNGGQWIEAIAATGCDAIGLDWTINISDAKRRVGDKVALQGNMDPSMLHGTPERIRQEVATILEDFGTGNGHVFNLGHGITPDVDPENAGVFINAVHEFSAKYHK from the coding sequence ATGAGCGAATTAAAAAACGACCGTTATTTACGTGCACTTGCAAAACAACCTGTTGATGTAACTCCAGTATGGATGATGCGCCAAGCAGGACGCTATTTACCAGAATACCGTGCTACACGTGCACAAGCGGGCGATTTTATGAGCCTGTGTAGAAATGCTGAGCTTGCTTGCGAAGTAACACTACAGCCATTACGCCGCTACCCGTTAGATGCCGCTATTTTATTTAGTGATATTTTAACCATTCCAGATGCTATGGGCTTAGGTCTGTACTTTGAAACGGGTGAAGGTCCAAAGTTCGAGCGTCCAATTTCATCGCTTGCCGATGTTAAAAAAATTCCTAAGCTAGATCCAAACGACGATCTTGGTTATGTAATGAATGCGGTTAGTACTATTCGTCGTGAACTAAAAGGCGAAGTACCATTAATTGGTTTTTCGGGTTCACCGTGGACGTTAGCTACTTATATGGTTGAAGGCGGCAGCAGCAAAGTATTTGGCAAAATTAAGAAAATGGCATTTGCAGAGCCGCAAACGCTACATTTATTACTCGATAAACTAGCTGATTCGGTTATCGATTACTTAAATGCGCAAATTAAAGCCGGTGCACAATCGTTAATGGTGTTTGACTCATGGGGCGGTGTATTAAGCCCGCGTGATTACAATGAGTTTTCACTGCAGTATATGCATAAAATTGTTGATGGTTTAATTCGTGAATACGATGGCCGTAGAGTACCAGTTACTTTGTTCACTAAAAATGGTGGCCAATGGATTGAAGCAATTGCAGCAACTGGTTGTGATGCTATCGGCCTTGATTGGACCATTAATATTAGCGATGCTAAGCGCCGTGTAGGCGACAAAGTAGCATTACAAGGTAATATGGACCCGTCAATGCTGCACGGTACGCCAGAGCGTATTCGTCAAGAAGTAGCGACTATATTAGAGGACTTTGGCACAGGTAATGGCCATGTATTTAACCTTGGCCATGGTATTACACCAGATGTAGACCCTGAAAACGCAGGTGTGTTTATTAATGCTGTGCATGAGTTCAGTGCTAAATATCATAAGTAA
- the leuC gene encoding 3-isopropylmalate dehydratase large subunit, translating to MAQTLYDKIWQAHTVASINEQTDLLYIDRHLVHEVTSPQAFAGLREKNRTVRCPEKTFATMDHNVSTKSRSLDAASEVSKNQLMALDANCKEFGIVLYDLNSINQGIVHVMGPEQGITLPGTTIVCGDSHTSTHGAFGALAHGIGTSEVEHVLATQTLQQKKAKSLKIQINGRLRPTVTAKDLIMAVIGKLGTAGGTGYVAEFCGEGIEALSMEARMTLCNMSIEMGAKAGLIASDQITYDYLKGRPFAPKGADFDAAVKYWETLKTDDGAQFDHVVELEASSIQPQITWGTSPEQVIGVDECIPDPDKEPDLIKADAIRSALKYMGLKAGEKLSSAKVDTVFIGSCTNSRIEDLRAAAKIVEGKKVVAGIEALIVPGSGLVKKQAEDEGLADIFKAAGFEWREPGCSMCLAMNDDRLGAGKRCASTSNRNFEGRQGRGGRTHLVSPAMAAAAAIHGHFVDIRGEA from the coding sequence GTGGCCCAAACGTTATACGACAAAATTTGGCAAGCACATACAGTTGCCAGCATCAACGAGCAAACCGACTTACTTTATATTGACCGTCATTTAGTACACGAAGTTACATCACCACAAGCCTTTGCTGGTTTGCGTGAAAAAAACCGCACTGTACGCTGCCCAGAAAAAACCTTTGCCACTATGGATCATAATGTATCGACCAAAAGTCGCTCATTGGATGCCGCAAGCGAAGTGTCGAAAAATCAATTAATGGCGCTAGATGCAAACTGCAAAGAGTTTGGCATTGTGCTTTACGATTTAAACTCAATTAACCAAGGCATAGTGCATGTTATGGGGCCAGAGCAGGGCATAACTTTGCCCGGCACTACCATAGTCTGTGGTGACAGCCATACGTCGACTCATGGTGCATTTGGTGCGCTTGCTCACGGTATTGGCACCTCAGAGGTTGAACACGTATTAGCAACGCAAACACTGCAACAAAAAAAGGCTAAGTCGTTAAAAATTCAAATAAATGGCCGTTTGCGTCCCACAGTTACTGCAAAAGACTTAATTATGGCGGTTATTGGTAAGCTAGGTACAGCGGGTGGCACTGGCTACGTTGCAGAATTTTGTGGTGAAGGGATAGAAGCGTTGTCGATGGAAGCACGTATGACGCTGTGTAATATGAGTATAGAAATGGGTGCTAAAGCCGGTTTAATTGCTTCTGACCAAATCACTTATGATTACCTAAAAGGTCGCCCATTTGCTCCTAAAGGCGCTGATTTTGACGCAGCTGTTAAGTATTGGGAAACATTAAAAACAGATGACGGTGCGCAGTTTGATCATGTTGTTGAGCTAGAGGCCAGCAGCATTCAGCCACAAATTACTTGGGGCACTAGTCCAGAGCAAGTGATTGGCGTAGACGAGTGTATTCCGGATCCAGATAAAGAGCCTGACCTAATTAAAGCCGATGCGATTCGCAGCGCATTAAAATACATGGGCCTAAAAGCGGGCGAAAAGTTATCAAGTGCAAAAGTAGATACCGTATTTATTGGCTCGTGCACCAATAGCCGTATTGAAGATTTACGTGCAGCAGCAAAAATAGTTGAAGGCAAAAAAGTAGTTGCCGGTATTGAAGCGTTAATTGTACCGGGCTCTGGTTTAGTTAAAAAACAAGCCGAAGACGAAGGTTTAGCAGATATTTTTAAAGCAGCTGGCTTTGAGTGGCGTGAGCCGGGTTGTTCAATGTGTTTAGCAATGAACGACGACCGCTTAGGTGCAGGTAAACGCTGTGCATCCACCTCAAATCGTAACTTTGAAGGACGCCAAGGCCGTGGTGGGCGCACTCATTTGGTTAGCCCTGCAATGGCCGCTGCGGCAGCTATACATGGTCACTTTGTTGATATTAGAGGAGAAGCCTAA
- a CDS encoding NADPH-dependent FMN reductase produces the protein MTAPKIIALAGSLRKDSFNQQLINEAARFALESGAEVEIIKLADLNIPLFNQDIEAQGTPADVQLLKEKLRAADGILLASPEYNGSITAALKNAIDWASRTEQGAVPAFRNKVVALFAASPGGLGGLRGLNHVRDILSGIGSLVLADQLAVPAVHTVLDENGLINNPNTAEQVSALAQQLVTVASKLS, from the coding sequence ATGACAGCACCAAAAATTATTGCTTTAGCAGGTAGTTTACGTAAAGACAGCTTTAATCAACAACTGATCAATGAAGCAGCACGCTTTGCATTAGAAAGTGGTGCAGAAGTAGAAATAATTAAACTTGCCGATTTAAATATCCCACTTTTTAATCAAGATATTGAAGCGCAAGGTACACCTGCCGATGTGCAGTTGTTAAAAGAGAAATTACGTGCTGCAGATGGTATTTTATTAGCCAGCCCTGAGTACAATGGCTCTATTACTGCCGCGCTTAAAAATGCAATCGACTGGGCTTCTCGCACAGAGCAAGGTGCGGTACCTGCTTTTCGTAATAAAGTTGTGGCGTTATTTGCTGCATCGCCTGGTGGATTAGGTGGTCTACGTGGCTTAAACCACGTACGTGATATTTTAAGTGGTATTGGCTCATTAGTACTTGCCGATCAGCTAGCGGTACCGGCTGTGCATACTGTACTCGATGAAAACGGCCTAATTAATAACCCAAATACAGCAGAACAAGTGTCGGCATTAGCGCAACAATTAGTAACCGTTGCCAGCAAGCTTAGCTAA